TTGCCACAACCTTTGTCGTCACCGGACTGAATACCGGGACCGTTACCGGTGTGGCAGCTGGATTCGCAGACGTCGAAAATCTCACCGGTGGATCTCTCGCCGACACGTTCCAATTGAGCGGCGGTACGCTCACCGGAAGCATCGACGGCGCGGGGAACATCGACACGCTGATTGGTGACGATCTAGCTACGGCCTTTGTCGTTACCGGACTGAATACCGGGACCGTTACCGGTGTGGCAGCTGGATTCGCAGACGTCGAAAACCTGACCGGCGGCGCTCTCGACGACACCTTCCAATTGAGCGGCGGTACGCTCACCGGAAGCATCGACGGCGCGGGCGACATCGACACGCTGATAGCTGACAATCTCGCCACGACCCTAGTCGTTACCGGACTGAATACCGGAACCGTCACCGGTGTGGGAGCCGGATTCACAAACGTCGAAAACTTGACTGGTGGATCTCTCGCCGACACGTTCCAATTGAGCGGCGGTACGCTCACCGGAAGCATCGACGGCGCGGGGAACATCGACACGCTGTTGGGTGATGATCTTGTCACAACCTTTGACGTTATCGGACCGAATGCCGGAACCGTCACCGGTGTGGGAGCTGGATTCACAAACGTCGAGAATTTAACTGGTGGCTCCCTGGACGACACGTTCCAGGCAGCCACCGGAGCGACGCTCACAGGAGTGATGGATGGCGGTGACGGGAATGATCAATTTTTCCTCATCCCTGATCCGTTCGTGACTTTCCGCGCTGTTGGTAATGGGGAAGTCTTCGGAGATGTCCTATCCGTGATGGGCCAGAGCGCCCTGCCCATCAACGACGGTCTCGTCATAACGACGAGCGAATTCGCCACGATTGAACACTCTGGTTTCGAGTCGATCACCCTGATATGCGCTCTCTGCGCCCCCGTACCAGCGTTGATCGCCAGGAGCGAGCCAGCACCTTTGATCGACAGCCAAAGTGCCGACTCAGTGTTCGTCGATTGGCGAGAAGAGGAACCCCGAGACAAAGTCGATGACCCACTAACCCCTGAGCTCGATCGAGCGATGGAGTTGCTGGGCGACGCCTTGGCGTTGACCAAGGTCCGCCGGGAACTAGACGTCAACACGTCAGAGACAGATCCTCACGGCGAAGGCCAAAATCGCGGGAAACCGAACGTCTTCATCGCCTGAAAAGTTTGTTCCATGAAAAAACTTGTTGCCTGTGGATCCAGTCGCCACGCCTAACAAGATCTCGCAAACGATCATCCGCGGGACGGCATTGATCCAGAAAATGAAACCAACACGAATCCCCTCTGGCAAGCATCTCAAATCCGATAAAACGCCAACAAACAGCACCGGTTGCTCCTCAAGGATTGAGAGCGAGCTTAAAACGAGAGCACTTCAATTCCGTTTGCAGGTCATTTTAACCTTCAACTGAGTCATTCGCTGCTAAGACAACAAGTCGCTGTCGGAAAGTAGTGCCGAGGTTATCGGTAACGATTTCAATCTGCCTGAATACGAAATCATGTTTTCGGGCTTTGCCAAAGTCCAAACGGTGCTCCTTCCACAATAAGAAGCCTAAGGCTTTCAATCACGGGCAGAAGAGACATAGCAATCCTACTGGCCATTTTTTTACGTCGTCCAGCAAGGCGCATCCGTCGAGCTTCATCTGCAGGCATCCCATGGGGTACCGAGTCAGCATTCGCAATACCCTATGCTCTTTTTCGCAACTAGTGATCTCCAGAAGCTCTTGCGAGGCGACCAACGGGACAACCAAAAAATTTTGTCCAACCTCCAATCTCTCCTGCGCTGCTGATCCTCACGACACCGAAAACATCCCTTTCTCGCGAGAGCTCGAACGGATGAGGGATACCGTCAGTTTTCGGAAGTAAGTGCAATTAACCCATTGAATTTTTGACAAACGCAGGATCTACTTGAAACGCTCATTATCGACCGTCTCCAACAAAGTACGACAAAGGTGATTAAAAATGGGGAATCGAAAACCAGCGATAGTAATCGCAAACGTGTTACATTCATCGAAATTGATTTATGATCGCTCAATTCGAAGATTTTTTTTACTTGCCGGATTTTCCTACATCGTTTTCCAGTCGGGCATAGCAATTCAAGCAGAAGAAACCTTCGACCGCACGCGAATTCCAATCGCGGACGCTCGCCCCAATGCGATCACCGAAATCGATCCATCGAAGGCACGAATGCCCAAAAGTGCACAACTGTCAGCGCCCGCTAGTGCTCCTAATGTCGTCGTCATTATTTTAGATGACCTCGGCTTCGGCGGACCTTCTGCCTTTGGAGGCCCCATCCGCATGCCAGCCTTGGACCGATTGGCAAAAGGTGGGCTGCGGTATACTCGATTTCATACTTGTGCGCTTTGCGCACCGACTCGGGTTGCTCTAAAGCAGGGTCGCAATCATCACGTCGTGAACATGGGATCGATTCCGGAAATTGCCACCGGCTTTCCAGGCAATACTAGCCGAGTGCCTAACGACACAGCGCCGTTAGCTGAAATCCTGCGACTGAATGGCTACAACACGGCCGCCTTCGGAAAATGGCACGCAACCTTGGGACGGGAGACGACCACATCCGGATCCCAGGACCGCTGGCCAACGCGACAGGGATTCGAAAAATTCTATGGTTTCATTGGGGCTGAGGAAAACAATTTCGAGCCTTCGCTCCACGACGGTGTCACCAATATCGATGTGCCCGAAACCGACGGGTACCACGTAATCGATGACATGACCCGCGAGGCCATCGAATGGATGCACCAACAACATTCGATGACACCAGATAAACCATTCTTCATCTACTATGCATCGCCTGGCGTTCATGCACCCCACCATGTGACCGCCGAATGGATCGAAAAATACAAAGGAGAATTTGATCAGGGCTGGGATGCCACACGCCGAGCAACCCTCGCCAAACAGATCGAAATGGGCATCGTCCCGCCAGAGACCCAACTAGCAACCCCCGCCGACAGCATCGTACGTTGGGAAAATCTAACGAACGACCAGAAAAAGATGTATGCCCGGCAGGCAGAAGCATTTGCCGCATTTGCTGAGTACTCTGACTTTCACGCCGGACGTTTGATTGATGCAATCGATGAATTAGGTGAGCTGGACAACACAGTAGTGATCTACATTACGGGCGACAACGGCACAAGTTCCGAAGGAAACCAAACGGGAAATTGGAATTGGGGACATATGTTGAACGGCGTTCCTGAGACGACGGAAGAACAGTTGCGCTATTTCGACGCGTGGGGAGGCCCAGATACCTATCCACATATGTCAGTCGGTTGGGCGATCGCATTTGACGCTCCGTTTGCCCACACCAAGCAGGTGGCAGGCGATTTCGGCGGCACGCGAAACGGCACGGTGATCCATTGGCCAGCCGGTATTAAATCCGGAAACGAGATTCGGACTCAATTCAGCCACGTCATCGATGTCGCTCCCACAATTCTTGAAGCCGCGATGATTCCAGAACCTGAATATGTCAACGGAATCAAGCAATACCCTCTACAGGGAAACAGCCTGATCTATTCGTTCAATGATGCCAACGCTGCAGAACAGCACTCTCAACAATATTTTGAAATCGTTGGGAACCGAGGAATGTACGCTGACGGCTGAATGGCCCGGACAACCGTCAAATATCCTTGGGAAACTAAAAAACGTCACGAAGTCACCGATGATGACGGCTGGGAATTGTTCAATACGCTGGAGGATTTCAGCATGGCGAACGACCTCGCCGAAAAACACCCCAAACGTTTGCAAGAACTGAAGGAAAAATTTATTCGTGAGGCGATCGCGAATGGCGTCTTCCCGCTGGACGATCGCCTGTTAGAAAGACTACTTCCCGAAGTTGCTGGACGCCCCACATTAATGGGCGATCGCAAGTCAATCACACTCTACCCGGGCACGATCGCCGTCAATGAAAATGCGTTGATCAATGTAAAGAATCGGTCAAGCAGAATTTCGGCAAACATCAACGTTGTCGATCCACCGAATACCAACGGAGTGATCATGGCTCAGGGAGGACGGTTCGGAGGCTGGACTTTGTTCATGGAAGAGGGTCACGCAGGCTATGCCTACAACAACCTCGGTGAGATCACCGTCGTCAAATCCAAATCTCCTCTGCGAGCAGGACAGCAAACAATCGTGCTGGACTTCAACTACGAGGGTGATGGCCCGGGCCAAGCCGTAACGATTTCTTTGCAGGTTGAAAATCAATCACCTGCAGTCGCAAAACTTGAGAGCACCGTTGCCAGTCGATTTTCGATCGATGAAGGCGCCGATGTGGGTCGTGATCGCGGCTCGCCCGTGCTGAAGCGCCGCCTGGGCAAGGTTCCACAAAGCCCGTTCACTGGGCGATTGAAGAACGTAACCATCGACTTACGGTAAAAAACGATACTGTCTGATATGGGCAAGATCTTGCTCAAGCTTGCATCCCATCAGAAGTACGCACAAGCCAAACAAGCTGCAGGATTCCTGTCGAATCCTGCAGCAGCTCATCGGCAATCCAATATCGCAATCACTCGTGGTTTGGCGCAGTCCATTCACATCAAACCCTCAAGAATCAATGATTGCACCATTCCACGTTGATGGTCGACGCCCACGAGCCGTGAGGGCTTGTGGGCCATGATGCCCTCTCGTCGCTGACCGCATTTCAATCGGTATGGGGCCCGGAATGGTGCTCACAAAATGCTCCTAATTTGATTACTACGACGGTTCATGAGAATTCGCCAAGGCGTTCCTCAAGAAATCAAGCGAATGGGCGACTTCTTCCCGGCGAATGGCATTGACCTTTGAGTAGTCAATATCTCGAGCAACGAGCTCGGGATCGAATCCCCAGGGTTCACACACCATCCTGTCGAGCAACTGCATCTTCTTTAAGATCGAATCAAACCTCGTCATGCCGCGTCTGGGGTTCCCAAACGTCAAAAAAGGCTTGTTAAACAGGATCGCGAACAGAATACCGTGAAAAGAATCTGTCACCACATACTCTGCATCCATGAAACCACGCAGCCACCGAGTCACTGGCGGGTAGATTGCGTTTTTTGAATCGAGCTTGAAGGCATTTACCTTCAAGCCTCGTTTCTGAGCGAGTTGCTCGATGAATTTTTGTTTTTCTACCGACGAATCCAAGACGTAAACCATCATGTTCCCAGCGCTTTTCGGGACTCTATCCCGCTCAACCAACCATAGTCGTCCGGCTCCAATAACATCGTGGGATCCAAGAGATGCTCGGCGTCGACACCGAAGAACTCGCGACACAGCCTGACAGCAGAATCCTCTCGCACACTAAGGGCGTCGAATTTCCTGATCAAATCCGAGAACTGGGACAACTCCTTCCCACTGAACTTTCGACAGTGATCTAAGCCGAACGACGCCGCGTAGGCAATTCGCTTAACCCGCGTATCATCTCCCAAGAAACGAAGGAAGTAGGCCGAAAGTCAATGAGCATAAGCCGGCCTCCACACCTGGATCACGTCCTACGAAAAACGCATCGAAGTCATACCTCTTGATATAGTCGAACTCATTAAGACAGGAGATACTCTGCGTGAGTGAAATATTTTCGGCGATGAAGCGGTCAGTGTGCTGTTGGAAAGCCCTCGTCTCTTGATTATTCCTTGGAAGGAATGTCGCCAAAACCTGCCAAAGAACCTACTTCTGTATAAACAGGGAGGCGACCCGCTGGATTTCATCGGCAGCATATATTCGCTCTGGAACGAAATCGACGGTAAACACCTCATGGCCCTTCTTACGCAAAATCAACTGCAGTGCGTAAGCCTGGAGTAGGCCTCCGTAGTTGTAATTAAGAGGCAAGGTTAGAACACCGACCGCATCGAAAGCAAACAGGAGCACCCAACCCGCCCACATACGGCCTACCGCTTTATCGATATTAGCTCAAACATGCGCACCCTCCGTTAAGCTCAGCCAAGACTCGATCACGCCGAAACCAGGCCGGAGCCTAACGCTACGCACCGTTTTTAATCCTAAACTTGCACGTTCGATTGTAGCAAAGCAATTAGGCACCTTCCACTTACGCGGCAAGACATTCAACAGGGGCGAAGGGAACGCGAACCTTTTGCCAATTCCCAACTGCACAGTCGTCATCGTGGCGGCACCATTCGTTATTCGCGGGAGAACAGAAATTCGGCGCCATCCCAAACTCGAAACCATTCCCATGTGCACTTTGGCCTTTCTGCAATCGGTCTTGATCGTTCGCGAGAATCCGGCAAACAACAATAGGCTCGAACCACAAAATCGGGTCGACCATTCGGTCAGACTGGTCGTGCGGCGGCAGTTTTCATCATCCACTTCCAACAAGGAAGCATGATTTCTGGAGATGAAAGCCATAGAGAAAGCCATAGAGAAAGCCATCTCGCCTGGCTGATGGTCTCCGAACGAAACCATTACCACACCTCGAAATCATCACGACTGAGCACCCCTTGCATGAGTTAGGATAAGGCGCATTTTTTAGCAGTGAGGATAAAAGACCGCCAGGCATATTAAACGATGGGGGTATGCCAGGTGGAACGTTGCGCCGAAATCCTGGAGAAACGTCCGAAACAAAAGCGTCTCATCGCGTCTCTTGCAGTCAATCAATGAGGCGACCAACGATCTTGCATTCCTGTTATCGTTCAGGATCCTTTTGCTGTCATGCCACCAACAAGTGGGTAGAACGCACTCGAGATATTTCACGAAAGTATATCCCCTTTGCTCAACCGAGTGGCAATGAATTTCGTTGGTTGATTTGAAACTTGACCATATCGAGACTAATCCTGGCGTGAATCGACTGATCGTGTAGATCGCGAGAATCCGTTGATGAATGATCGATCAAAAAATCAACTGACGAAAAATCTGTATGTCGATCGCTTACGACGGAATCGGCTCGGTGCTACAAGCTTGAAGATTACGTTCGCCCCGAGAGTTAGCGATCGCAAGGCGTCGACATGCGATTCAATTCTCTCACCGTCAATCAGCTAATCGAATTATCTGCAGAGGGAATTCGACCACCGAACCGTTCGTCCATGCATTACAATACCGCCTCCTGCGAAAAGGACAAAAAGAAATATGACAAGAACACTTCCTGCCTTCTTACCGGTTGGAATCAACCTGCTACCTTCAACTGGTCTTCCCAGTCTCATGCTCCAATCAGGATCTGGACGATGCTCTCTCACCAACAGCAACCTAAAATGAATCAATTCACTTTGTGCAACCGCCGTCAGTTTGTTAAGTCAACGGCCGTTTCTGCCACCGGTTTGGGTGTGGCAGCCACCGTTTCCAGCTCAGCATGGACGGCAAGAGTCGATGATGTTGATAATTTAGATGTCAAAATCAATCGGGTTGTAAGATGTGAAGTCAAGTACGAGCGGCCCCGAATTGTTGCCGGAAACCGCGGGTACAGATTGGCGGGGAAGTATCGTACGGATCGAGTGCTTCTTGTATTTGGCGACAACGGAAAAATTGGGGTTGGGGCGTGCAGGCCCGCGGCAAACGCAAAACTTGCACATTATCTGGTAGGCAAGAAAGCCTCCGATTTACTTGGAAATTTTGCGAGTGAAGTGAACCAACGCGTTGGCACTTCTGCCCTCTGGGACTTGGCAGGTAAAACCTTACAAAAACCGGTTTATGAGTTGCTGGGCGGCAAAGCGCCGAAGGGCGGCATCCCAATCTACGATGGCATGATCTACCACGAAGAACTATTGTCTCGCGACAAAGGATCGGCTTATCGTAATTCAGGTTCTCAGTACGGTGGAATGCCAAGTTGGAAAGACATTATCAAAGAAGCCATCGATGTTTCCAAACAGGAAGATCATAACTTCGTCAAAGTTAAGATTGGGCGGGGAGCACTCCATTTGAGCCGCAAAGCGGGTAACTATCAGGACCTCGCGGTGCTTGAATTAATTCGTGAATATGCCGGGCACGATTTTGGCATCGGCGTTGATGCTAACAATGGTTACTCGCTCGAAGATACACTTTGGCTAATCAACGAATGCGGCGGCCTGAATATCGCCTTTATTGAAGAGATGTTTCCCGACGACGTTAGTCAGTACCGCGTGGTTCGTGAAGAAATCAAAAAACTGGGAATCAAGACTTTGGTCGCTGACGGCGAAGGCTGGAAAAATCCGCGTGAGCCGCTAGTCAAGGAAATGATTGAATCGGGAACCCTGGATATCCTGCAAGCTGACATGCGCAGATTCGAATTCGAGGGAATTCTCGAAGAGGCTCGGATGGCGACCCAAGCGGGACATGGTTCGATGATCGCACCGCACAACTTCGGCAACGACTTGGGGTTCTACATGTCGGTTCATGCCGGCTGTGCCATCCCCAACTTTTACCGGGCTGAACATGATGCAGGCAAACAGCTAGGCGATACATTGATCAAGCATGGTTACAAAATCGTCGACGGAACCTGCCGGGACTTTGATGCGCCGGGATTGGGCATCGAGCTAAATCCCAAACAACTGGGCAATCTGAATGCTCAATTCGATGTGAAAGCCTAAGTAATTATGAAACAACCTACGATCTCAATACTATCGGGCATCATCCTCCTGATTGCCTCTTCTGCCTTAGCTGTAGCCACCGAAAAGGCCGATAAATCTGTCCCAAAACTAGCGTTCCCTACCGCCGAAGGTTACGGCCGTTTCGCCACCGGAGGACGCGGCGGAGACGTTTATCACGTCACCAATCTCAATGACACCGGCACAGGGTCTTTGCGTGACGCGATTGAGTCATGGCAGGGCCCGCGCACCATTGTCTTCGATATCAGTGGCACCATCCGCATCACAAAGCGACTGGAAGTAAAAAACATTCACGGCCTCACGATTGCAGGACAAAGCGCACCGGGTGATGGCATCACAATTCGCGATGAAAAATTTGGTATCCGAAACAGCTCCAACATCGTCATCCGATACATGCGTTTCCGTCTCGGCAGCGAAAGCGGCACTGAAACCGACACGCTTGGCGTTGACCAGGCTGAGAATGTGATCCTTGATCATGTTACCGCGACTTGGGGTATAGACGGCACCATGGACACCAGCCACATCAAAAACTTCACGCTCCAATGGTCCATGTTTGGTGAAGCATTGAACAACAGCAATCACCACAAAGGTAACCATGCCATGCTGATGTCGTTTCGAAAAACAGATGGAAACGTAAGTATTCACCACAACCTGCTCTTCTCGAGCCGCAACCGCCATCCCACACTGGGCGGTGGAAAACCGAAAGAGTGCAACACTCGAGCCATCTTTGATTTTAGAAACAACATTGTTTACAACCAAAAAGAGTCAACGAACCTGGCCCATGGCATTTTCAATTTGATCAACAACTACTACCGGCCCGGTGAAAGCACCGACCTCACGCTCTTGCCACTCTGGCCCAAAGCCGAAGCTCATGACGTCACGCGAGGCTATTTCAGCGGAAACTTATTCGAAGGCCATCCAGAAAGAACTCAGCACAATTACACCGCCATGCGGTGGGGACCAAGATCAGAAAACTACTTTGGAAATGTGACACTCAAGAATTTCAAAATGGCTCGAGAGCCCGTTGCCGCTGCGGACCGGCCTCTAACTCAATCCGCCGAAAAAGCCTATGAATTAGTTCTAAATTCTTCCGGCGCTTCGAAAGTCCGGGACAGCGCCGACCTTCGCGTCATCCGAGGTGTCCGCAATCGCACCCACAAACTGATCGACACCGAAAAGCAGGTCGGTGGATGGCCAGCGTTGAAATCCCAAAAAGCGCCGCTTGATAAAGATCAAGATGGCATGCATGACAGCTGGGAAAAAGAACGCAAACTCGACCCAACCAATCCCCACGACCGCAATGGCTACGACCTCGATCCAAACTACACCAACCTCGAAGTTTACATCAATGGTTTGGTATCCAAGGAATGAGACAGAAAGAAAACGCAATGCCTTTTGAAGAAAGAGTTCCGATGAAAAGGCGGGAGGCTCTTCAGGCCTTGGGCGCAGCCAGTTTGTTGGGAAATCTGACAGGGGGCACAGAGTGCGCACCGCCAATCAAAACGCTTCGCGGTACTTTTTCCAAGAAACGACCTTGCCCATTTCGAGTTTGGAACCAAGGCAAGACGTTGGCTCCAGTGACACAGGTCACTCCCGAAGACGGTCACTATGTGCACACCTATTTCGATGTGACGCCCTTTAGTCCGTCGCAACGATATTTCGCCGTCACACGTGTGCCGATCCTGTCGCGGCTGCCCGTCTTGGGCGATAAAGCCGATATTTGCGTCATCGATCTGGAAGCCGAGACGATTCAAACCGTTTATACGACGCGATGCTGGGGCTATCAAACCGGATCCAACATCCAATGGGGTTCCACGGATCGGCGCCTGTACGTCAATGATGTCGTAGACGGGACAGCAGTGTGTGTTGGCATTGACCTGGAGACCACCGAAACGCGTGCCTACGCAGGGCCCTTGTACAGCGTCGCTCCCGACGAATCGTGCGTGGTAGGTTTTCCACACGAGTTGAAGGATGTGTCGCAGGAGGGTTACGGAGTCCCACCCAAAAAGCCCGGTGAATACGCAAGCCTTCCCCCTGGCGCATCGAAGGACGAGGGAGTTTGGCTGACGGACCTCAAGTCGAACGAAAAACGCCTGATCGCGAGTCTGGCCGATGTCGCGGCCAAAGTTCCATCCCCCCCGCCCTTCGAAGGCGGTACCTATTACTTCTGGCACACGAAGTTTAATCGACAGGGCACGCGACTGCTTCAAGTGCTTCGTTACATGCACCCACGCATGCCGGACACTCGCAATCCGATGATGTTCACCTTCAGGCCCGACGGAAGCGATATCTGCTTCACTCCGAAGACGGATCGCGTTCCCGTATGGGATGCAAACGGGGGCCACCCCAATTGGCATGGCGACGGCGTCCACGTCATCCGTTCCATGCCGGTGAAGGGCATGGTGGGCAACCGTTTCGTTCAGGCTCGCTATGACGGCACGGATTTCCGCATGCTAAGCGAGACGATCGAAGGCGGCGGCCACCCAAGTGTTGAACCCCAAGGCAAGTATCTTATCACCGACAAGAGACACCATGATGCCGGCGTGGCACGGATGGGCTTACGACTCATCGATTTAACCGCCAATGAAGAGATGAGGGTTTGCAATCTACCAACGATTGATAAAAGCAAGCTACAAAACGTCGTCTTTCGGCTGGACGGTCACCCCGTCTGGAGTCGGGACTCCCAACAGGTTTCCTTGCAAGCGGCACCGCTTGGAAAACGGCAACTATTCGTCGTCAACCTCGCTGAGTTACTCTAAAACACGACGTTTGTCTGCGAAGACTTTCATGGAAGCAGCTTAAGTGCTATCGGTTTTTCATACCGGACTCCGCGTTGCCTCGCTTTCAAGAATCTCTACGGCATTCTCGCAACGCACCTTCTTCGATAATGGCGCCGACATTCACGTCATCCAATTCGGCCGCCGAACCAATTCAACTGGTTGATTTGGCTAGCCTTCACGAACCCGCTGCTTGGCCGTATGCAATCCGAGATTCAGTCTGATTGTTTTCGAACCCCCCCCTACATCGTTCTTCTCGCCGAATATCAGTCACCCTCTATGACCGCAGAGGTCCCATCGGGTAAATCAACCGTGAGTTGCGCTGATCAAGAAGCGACCGTGCCAAGTCACGGGTTGCAACGACCAGCTGAAAGAAGCCCCAATTCCCCCCTCGCGGTGAACACAATTCCTGCCCCATGCTTCGTCAGCATGATCGCGATTCACGCCACTGACACAACGATTCCGGGAGATCATCGCAGACATTCCGGAATCCAAATCGATGCGTTCGTTAACGTCAAAGGCCCGGCGGATCGCTCGAATATACCTCTTGATCCAGTTGTGACGAAAAACACCGCTGCGGCCGGTCAAAAAAGATTGACAACCGAAAAAGCGTTCGGCATTATTGGGTATCGAAGCGTAGAAACATGCTCATCCGCCGAGTTAAGACGTTCTTCAACGATCCCGAAGACTCGGCGACGAATTGATACCCTGTAACCCGCTGTTCACGGTTGGCCCTGACATTGCGGTCGCGGCGTCAGCGGCCTTGCATGACAGGTCCGACTTCTACAAGCTCATGCTCATCGCGGATAGCCACTCCTTTGCTGGCCTTTTTGCGACCTAACGAACGGACCTCCATGTCGATCCGATCTCTTCTGCTCACCGTATTCGTGACGCTTTTGGGGCTGCTAGCCGCACTGATTTACGTCGCCTCGATGACAACGCAGACGCAAGGGGAGATGGCCGCTGCCGAACGTCGCCGCCTTGACTCGTGGAAACTGGCGGACGAGCTGCGGCAGAGCTCCGATGACCTCACCCGCATGGCGCGCACTTTCGTGGTGACCGGAAATCCAGCCTACGAGCGTTACTTCAACGACATACTCGCGATTCGGAACGGTGAAAAGGGGCGGCCCGAAGGGTATGACGGAATCTACTGGGATTTCGTCATCGCGGCAGGAGGGCAGACGCAGGCGACCGGATCGCCTATCGCACTCGAACAACTCATGCGAGATATGGCATTCACGCCAGAAGAGTTCGCCAAGCTTGCCGAAGCGCAGCGTCGATCGGACGCGCTCGTGCGCCTCGAAGAGCGGGCCATGAATGCCATGAATGGGAGATTCGACGATGGCTCAGGCAACTTCACCGTTGAAAACGCCCCAGACCCTAAGCTCGCAAGAGAACTGATGCACGGCGAAGAGTACCACAAGGCGAAGGCCGCCATCATGACACCGATCCGCGAGTTCTTCGCGATGCTCGATAAGCGAACGGCAAACGACGTCAAGACAAAGAGCACCCGTGTCCGCCATTATGCCAGGATCGCACTCGGCCTCACCATCGGAACGGCCGCCTTCGCACTCGTTGCATTTCTCACCCTCGTTCGTCTCACCGTCACGCCGATCCGCGCGATGATCGAGCGTCTCAAGGACATCGCCGAGGGCGAAGGCGACATGACACAACGCGTCGACGAGAGCCGGCGCAACGAACTCGGCGAGCTTGGCCACTGG
This DNA window, taken from Pirellulaceae bacterium, encodes the following:
- a CDS encoding arylsulfatase, which produces MGNRKPAIVIANVLHSSKLIYDRSIRRFFLLAGFSYIVFQSGIAIQAEETFDRTRIPIADARPNAITEIDPSKARMPKSAQLSAPASAPNVVVIILDDLGFGGPSAFGGPIRMPALDRLAKGGLRYTRFHTCALCAPTRVALKQGRNHHVVNMGSIPEIATGFPGNTSRVPNDTAPLAEILRLNGYNTAAFGKWHATLGRETTTSGSQDRWPTRQGFEKFYGFIGAEENNFEPSLHDGVTNIDVPETDGYHVIDDMTREAIEWMHQQHSMTPDKPFFIYYASPGVHAPHHVTAEWIEKYKGEFDQGWDATRRATLAKQIEMGIVPPETQLATPADSIVRWENLTNDQKKMYARQAEAFAAFAEYSDFHAGRLIDAIDELGELDNTVVIYITGDNGTSSEGNQTGNWNWGHMLNGVPETTEEQLRYFDAWGGPDTYPHMSVGWAIAFDAPFAHTKQVAGDFGGTRNGTVIHWPAGIKSGNEIRTQFSHVIDVAPTILEAAMIPEPEYVNGIKQYPLQGNSLIYSFNDANAAEQHSQQYFEIVGNRGMYADG
- a CDS encoding polysaccharide pyruvyl transferase family protein, which produces MMVYVLDSSVEKQKFIEQLAQKRGLKVNAFKLDSKNAIYPPVTRWLRGFMDAEYVVTDSFHGILFAILFNKPFLTFGNPRRGMTRFDSILKKMQLLDRMVCEPWGFDPELVARDIDYSKVNAIRREEVAHSLDFLRNALANSHEPS
- a CDS encoding enolase C-terminal domain-like protein, with the translated sequence MRFNSLTVNQLIELSAEGIRPPNRSSMHYNTASCEKDKKKYDKNTSCLLTGWNQPATFNWSSQSHAPIRIWTMLSHQQQPKMNQFTLCNRRQFVKSTAVSATGLGVAATVSSSAWTARVDDVDNLDVKINRVVRCEVKYERPRIVAGNRGYRLAGKYRTDRVLLVFGDNGKIGVGACRPAANAKLAHYLVGKKASDLLGNFASEVNQRVGTSALWDLAGKTLQKPVYELLGGKAPKGGIPIYDGMIYHEELLSRDKGSAYRNSGSQYGGMPSWKDIIKEAIDVSKQEDHNFVKVKIGRGALHLSRKAGNYQDLAVLELIREYAGHDFGIGVDANNGYSLEDTLWLINECGGLNIAFIEEMFPDDVSQYRVVREEIKKLGIKTLVADGEGWKNPREPLVKEMIESGTLDILQADMRRFEFEGILEEARMATQAGHGSMIAPHNFGNDLGFYMSVHAGCAIPNFYRAEHDAGKQLGDTLIKHGYKIVDGTCRDFDAPGLGIELNPKQLGNLNAQFDVKA